A region from the Nasonia vitripennis strain AsymCx chromosome 4 unlocalized genomic scaffold, Nvit_psr_1.1 chr4_random0006, whole genome shotgun sequence genome encodes:
- the LOC100113743 gene encoding mannose-1-phosphate guanyltransferase beta isoform X1, with amino-acid sequence MYEKRKKPNSMRALILVGGYGTRLRPLTLSRPKPLVEFANKPMLFHQIEALVQINVTEVILAVSYRAEEMEKELCEKAEKLGVTLIFSHESQPLGTAGPLALAREILSSDDSPFFVLNSDIICDFPFKQLLQFHKNHGKEGTIVVTKVEEPSKYGVVVCNDDGKINSFIEKPVEFVSNKINAGMYIFNPSILKRIDLRPMSIEKEVFPAMAKQCQLYAMELEGYWMDVGQPKDFLTGMGMYLDSLKQKTPEKLYNGPGVVGNVLIDSTAIIGKDCRIGPNVTIGPGVTLSDGCCVKRTTILKDAIIKEHSWLDKCIIGWKSVVGRWVRMENTTVLGEDVIVKDELYINGGQVLPHKSIAASVTEPQIIM; translated from the exons ATGtatgaaaagagaaaaaaaccaaATTCAATGCGTGCTCTTATTCTTGTTGGAGGATATGGTACACGATTGCGACCATTGACACTTAGCCGACCTAAACCGCTTGTTGAATTTGCAAATAAACCCATGCTATTTCATCAAATTGAAGCATTG gTGCAGATTAATGTAACCGAAGTGATTTTAGCTGTATCTTATAGAGCTGAAGAGATGGAAAAAGAACTTTGCGAAAAAGCTGAAAAGTTAGGTGTAACTCTAATTTTTTCTCATGAATCGCAACCTCTAGGAACAGCTGGACCTCTTGCTTTAGCTAGAGAAATTTTGTCTTCAGATGATAgtccattttttgttttaaattctGATATAATTTGTGATTTTCCTTTCAAGCAACTTTTGCAGTTTCATAAAAATCACGGCAAAGAAGGTACTATTGTAGTAACCAAGGTTGAAGAACCTTCCAAGTATGGTGTTGTCGTCTGCAATGATGATGGCAAAATTAATAGTTTTATTGAAAAACCTGTAGAATttgtatccaacaaaattaATGCAG GAATGTACATTTTTAATCCAAGCATATTAAAAAGGATAGATTTACGCCCTATGAGTATTGAGAAAGAAGTATTCCCAGCTATGGCCAAACAATGTCAATTATATGCAATGGAACTAGAGGGTTACTGGATGGATGTTGGTCAGCCAAAAGATTTTCTGACAg GTATGGGGATGTATCTGGATTCTCTAAAGCAAAAGACACCTGAAAAATTGTACAATGGACCAGGTGTAGTAGGAAATGTTTTGATTGATTCTACAGCAATCATAGGAAAAGATTGCAGAATCGGGCCAAATGTAACAATTGGTCCTGGAGTTACACTCTCTGATGGATGTTGTGTCAAAAGAACTACCATCTTGAAGGATGCCATTATTAAAGAACATTCTTGGCTTGATAA GTGTATTATTGGCTGGAAAAGTGTTGTAGGACGTTGGGTCAGAATGGAGAATACAACTGTACTTGGAGAGGACGTTATTGTGAAAGATGAGCTGTATATTAATGGAGGACAAGTATTACCGCACAAAAGCATTGCTGCATCTGTGACAGAACcacaaataattatgtaa
- the LOC100113616 gene encoding AN1-type zinc finger protein 1 encodes MEFPNTGVQCFIKECNQLDFLPLDCKYCKNIFCKNHFNTTSHSCPQLAENVAENTGKANLFHCSQMQCTTKSAVEMTCVKCKKNFCLIHRFHDCFEENQDTRQSELERWSKPKEVFLETKKIVDTELTNKLKKSKNSALAIKVQLMKLKNKSVGPSIVPVGDRCYFSVHPPINNGSKIFDGSRGAYVSVNWSIGKVIDSISDSLNIPNSNNLANVQKLRMFHYLNGNIVTNQMDIILSELFRIGILVDGQDIILEYSTNDRVDFSLYK; translated from the exons atggAATTTCCTAATACAGGTGTTCAATGCTTCATAAAAGAATGTAATCAGTTAGATTTCTTGCCACTGGATTGTAAATATTgcaagaatattttttgtaaaaatcattttaatacTACATCCCACAGTTGTCCCCAACTTGCTGAAAATGTAGCTGAAAATACAGGAAAAGCAAATCTATTTCATTGCTCTCAAATGCAATGTACAACCAAGTCAGCAGTAGAAATGACATGtgtaaaatgcaaaaaaaatttctgtttAATTCATCGTTTCCATGATTGTTTTGAGGAAAACCAGGATACAAGACAGAGTGAATTAGAAAGATGGAGTAAACCAAAAgaagtatttttagaaaccAAAAAGATTGTTGACACAGAGTTAACAAACAAACTTAAAAAATCTAAGAATTCAGCTTTGGCAATCAAg gtacagttaatgaaattgaaaaataaatcagttGGGCCTAGTATTGTTCCAGTTGGTGATCGTTGCTATTTTTCTGTGCATCCACCAATTAATAATGGATCTAAAATCTTTGATGGTTCTAGAGGTGCTTATGTTTCTGTTAATTGGAGCATTGGCAAGGTGATTGATTCTATATCGGACTCGTTAAATATTCCAAATTCCAACAATCTAGCAAATGTCCAGAAACTGCGAATGTTTCATTATCTGAATGGAAACATTGTAACAAATCAAATGGATATAATTTTATCTGAATTATTTAGAATTGGCATTTTAGTGGATGGTCAAGACATTATTTTAGAATACTCGACAAATGACAGAGttgatttttctttatataaataa
- the LOC100113743 gene encoding mannose-1-phosphate guanyltransferase beta isoform X2 produces MYEKRKKPNSMRALILVGGYGTRLRPLTLSRPKPLVEFANKPMLFHQIEALVQINVTEVILAVSYRAEEMEKELCEKAEKLGVTLIFSHESQPLGTAGPLALAREILSSDDSPFFVLNSDIICDFPFKQLLQFHKNHGKEGTIVVTKVEEPSKYGVVVCNDDGKINSFIEKPVEFVSNKINAGMYIFNPSILKRIDLRPMSIEKEVFPAMAKQCQLYAMELEGYWMDVGQPKDFLTGMGMYLDSLKQKTPEKLYNGPGVVGNVLIDSTAIIGKDCRIGPNVTIGPGVTLSDGCCVKRTTILKDAIIKEHSWLEVYYWLEKCCRTLGQNGEYNCTWRGRYCER; encoded by the exons ATGtatgaaaagagaaaaaaaccaaATTCAATGCGTGCTCTTATTCTTGTTGGAGGATATGGTACACGATTGCGACCATTGACACTTAGCCGACCTAAACCGCTTGTTGAATTTGCAAATAAACCCATGCTATTTCATCAAATTGAAGCATTG gTGCAGATTAATGTAACCGAAGTGATTTTAGCTGTATCTTATAGAGCTGAAGAGATGGAAAAAGAACTTTGCGAAAAAGCTGAAAAGTTAGGTGTAACTCTAATTTTTTCTCATGAATCGCAACCTCTAGGAACAGCTGGACCTCTTGCTTTAGCTAGAGAAATTTTGTCTTCAGATGATAgtccattttttgttttaaattctGATATAATTTGTGATTTTCCTTTCAAGCAACTTTTGCAGTTTCATAAAAATCACGGCAAAGAAGGTACTATTGTAGTAACCAAGGTTGAAGAACCTTCCAAGTATGGTGTTGTCGTCTGCAATGATGATGGCAAAATTAATAGTTTTATTGAAAAACCTGTAGAATttgtatccaacaaaattaATGCAG GAATGTACATTTTTAATCCAAGCATATTAAAAAGGATAGATTTACGCCCTATGAGTATTGAGAAAGAAGTATTCCCAGCTATGGCCAAACAATGTCAATTATATGCAATGGAACTAGAGGGTTACTGGATGGATGTTGGTCAGCCAAAAGATTTTCTGACAg GTATGGGGATGTATCTGGATTCTCTAAAGCAAAAGACACCTGAAAAATTGTACAATGGACCAGGTGTAGTAGGAAATGTTTTGATTGATTCTACAGCAATCATAGGAAAAGATTGCAGAATCGGGCCAAATGTAACAATTGGTCCTGGAGTTACACTCTCTGATGGATGTTGTGTCAAAAGAACTACCATCTTGAAGGATGCCATTATTAAAGAACATTCTTGGCTTG AGGTGTATTATTGGCTGGAAAAGTGTTGTAGGACGTTGGGTCAGAATGGAGAATACAACTGTACTTGGAGAGGACGTTATTGTGAAAGATGA